A window from Montipora capricornis isolate CH-2021 chromosome 7, ASM3666992v2, whole genome shotgun sequence encodes these proteins:
- the LOC138057648 gene encoding uncharacterized protein, with protein MQFRYLVGAFLSLESFILLVYISSNVNKLAIPGLQPNIKLGNIPNKNTENVSARTFRKPFIYLTQTEKCIPLRLLESIGINDTCNCDVLVLSYQAECTELSSVNVAYLFERSSTWSSGRNALYFAAVNRTSGYHYYIFLDDDVNVIFNKFTPPDLKKKLPLQSFQQWLLHYEPVVGVLDYLFHHGAVWTFERRKALCGIRNDTSLSLPVVWFDAAFNAFHYKAIADILPYDTQYDDTSWWLSQVVVITLVELKFRGQALLYVPATAKNPKHRPYPRYGRISVNEVMRTLIEQAERDAPTVEEHTVKSSTYCMKVTPHLPPYAHFNTTSA; from the coding sequence ATGCAATTTCGTTACCTTGTCGGTGCCTTTCTAAGTTTGGAAAGTTTCATATTACTCGTATACATTTCCTCGAACGTGAACAAGCTGGCAATTCCAGGCTTACAGCCAAATATCAAATTAGGAAACATACCTAACAAGAATACAGAGAATGTCAGTGCACGCACGTTCAGAAAGCCATTCATTTACCTTACACAGACTGAAAAATGCATTCCTTTAAGATTACTGGAGTCGATTGGAATCAATGACACCTGTAATTGCGATGTTTTAGTCCTCAGTTATCAAGCAGAGTGTACAGAATTATCTTCGGTCAATGTAGCCTACCTATTCGAACGAAGCAGTACTTGGTCATCTGGTCGAAATGCTCTCTACTTCGCAGCAGTGAACAGAACATCAGGCTACCATTACTACATATTTCTGGATGATGACGTGAACGTCATCTTTAACAAGTTCACACCGCCTGACTTGAAGAAAAAGCTGCCACTGCAATCATTTCAGCAATGGCTTCTACATTACGAGCCTGTAGTGGGTGTTCTAGATTATCTTTTCCATCACGGTGCAGTGTGGACTTTCGAGCGAAGGAAGGCGTTATGCGGCATTCGAAATGACACATCTTTATCTCTGCCTGTGGTGTGGTTTGACGCCGCTTTCAACGCTTTTCATTACAAGGCTATCGCTGACATTTTACCATATGACACGCAATACGATGATACGAGTTGGTGGCTCTCCCAAGTTGTCGTCATTACGCTCGTTGAATTGAAATTCAGAGGCCAAGCTTTGCTATACGTACCAGCCACCGCCAAAAACCCCAAGCATCGCCCATATCCTCGTTATGGGCGTATCTCTGTTAATGAAGTAATGCGAACCCTTATAGAGCAAGCCGAACGGGATGCACCTACAGTAGAGGAGCATACCGTCAAGTCTTCAACATACTGCATGAAGGTGACCCCACATCTCCCGCCGTACGCACATTTCAACACAACGTCAGCATAA
- the LOC138058007 gene encoding uncharacterized protein produces MPGKCLFNERWFENSSYKLWLERDTDKYKAKCKVCMKTFDVSNMGESALSSHEKGKKHINLMEKQRSGTTVDIRNLLTNSPSTVSQPATGSNNSRSTTSLASNGGSTSASSSLTGLSDFVTRNDTLAAEIWWALKVNSSHYSYKSCEDISFLVQQMFPDSNIAKKFTCGEKKASYLTCFGIAPHFKSLLKEKVKSADGYVLLFDESLNHELQKKQMDFHVRMWNHDKVETRYFASEFLGHASAEDMLDKFHSCKEDLSFGNLIQLSMDGPNVNWKFYQMVEDELKNDYSCTLLNTGSCGIHIVHGAFKDGCEAAGWTVQKTLGSLYWLFKDSPARRDDYSKVTGSSVFPLKFCQHRWLENVAVAERALEVWPDIVTFVNAVKEKKVKDPKTKSYEIIKSSCSDPLMPAKIAFFASVAKQITPFLTAFQTDKPMLPFMGNSLCTLLKSLMGRFIKNELMAEATSVLKILNMKPTDKEQQVDYHKVDVGFVAQKMLREKSSNLSERQVLEFRVGCKDFLAKTVAKLFDKTPINYRLVRSMSCLDPRLMASEKESCEKKMKRILEILVEARRLKSAEWDEVMYQFSQFLDYCSDNPDFEKFDPNEPTSRVDTLLYEHMAGDKQLAKVWQVVKLLLLMSHGQATVERGFSVNKQVAVENLSERSFIAQRIVHDHIESVGGLANVKISKPLLVSSAGARQKYLSHLEEQKRIKVSQEKMLKRKSTMEEIDLLKKKKKQFETDVEGLIKTADEFADKAENSRQLTWITKSNSLRRTAKDKMVQLKEIEKQLDGKLQQLRND; encoded by the coding sequence atgcCTGGGAAATGCTTATTTAATGAACGTTGGTTTGAAAACTCTTCCTATAAATTATGGTTGGAACGTGACACGGACAAGTATAAAGCGAAGTGCAAAGTTTGCATGAAAACATTTGATGTGTCAAACATGGGCGAGTCGGCGTTGTCAAGCCATGAGAAGGGAAAGAAGCACATTAATCTTATGGAAAAGCAACGAAGTGGCACAACCGTTGACATAAGAAACCTTTTGACGAACAGCCCTTCCACTGTTTCTCAACCGGCAACTGGAAGCAACAACTCTAGATCAACCACATCCTTAGCGAGTAATGGCGGGAGTACATCGGCCTCGAGTTCATTAACAGGTTTGTCAGACTTCGTGACAAGGAATGACACTTTGGCTGCTGAAATTTGGTGGGCACTGAAGGTAAATAGCAGTCATTATTCTTATAAATCTTGCGAAGATATCAGCTTTTTGgttcagcaaatgtttcccgACAGCAACATTGCTAAAAAATTTACATGTGGGGAAAAGAAGGCCAGTTATCTTACTTGTTTTGGCATTGCACCACATTTCAAAAGTCTTCTTAAGGAAAAAGTGAAATCTGCAGATGGTTATGTACTTTTGTTTGATGAGAGCTTGAATCATGAACTGCAAAAGAAGCAGATGGATTTTCATGTTCGCATGTGGAATCATGATAAAGTTGAAACTCGTTACTTTGCTTCAGAATTTCTTGGGCATGCCAGTGCAGAGGACATGCTCGATAAGTTTCATTCCTGCAAAGAGGACTTAAGCTTTGGAAATTTGATCCAGCTCTCCATGGATGGGCCCAATGTAAATTGGAAATTTTATCAAATGGTAGAGGACGAATTAAAGAATGATTACAGCTGTACTCTCCTTAACACTGGCAGTTGTGGGATACATATCGTGCATGGAGCTTTCAAAGATGGTTGTGAAGCAGCTGGATGGACAGTGCAGAAAACCCTTGGGAGCCTTTACTGGTTGTTTAAAGATAGTCCAGCTAGAAGGGATGACTACAGTAAAGTAACAGGTAGCAGTGTATTCCCCCTGAAATTCTGCCAACACAGATGGCTGGAAAATGTTGCAGTTGCAGAGAGAGCACTTGAAGTATGGCCTGATATTGTCACATTTGTTAATGctgtgaaagaaaagaaagttaaagatccaaaaacaaaatcttaTGAGATCATCAAAAGTAGTTGCAGTGATCCCCTGATGCCtgcaaaaattgccttttttGCATCAGTGGCAAAACAGATAACACCTTTCCTCACAGCATTTCAAACAGACAAACCTATGTTGCCATTTATGGGCAATAGCTTGTGCACTTTGTTGAAATCATTGATGGGCAGGTTTATCAAGAATGAACTTATGGCTGAGGCAACATCTGTTCTAAAGATCCTTAATATGAAACCTACTGATAAAGAACAGCAGGTAGACTACCACAAAGTTGATGTTGGCTTTGTGGCACAAAAGATGCTGAGGGAGAAGTCAAGCAATTTAAGTGAGAGGCAAGTGCTTGAATTCAGAGTAGGATGTAAAGATTTTCTTGCAAAAACAGTTGCCAAACTGTTTGACAAAACACCAATTAACTATCGACTGGTAAGAAGCATGTCATGTTTGGATCCAAGGCTAATGGCATCAGAGAAAGAgtcatgtgaaaaaaaaatgaagagaattCTTGAAATTCTTGTGGAAGCCCGTAGATTGAAGAGTGCTGAGTGGGATGAAGTGATGTATCAGTTTAGCCAGTTCCTTGATTACTGTTCAGATAATcctgattttgaaaaatttgacccAAACGAGCCCACTTCAAGAGTTGACACACTTTTGTACGAACACATGGCAGGTGATAAGCAACTGGCTAAAGTGTGGCAAGTGGTTAAGTTACTGCTGCTTATGTCTCATGGTCAAGCCACAGTTGAAAGGGGCTTTTCTGTAAACAAACAGGTTGCAGTTGAGAACCTTTCAGAAAGATCTTTCATTGCTCAGAGGATTGTTCATGATCATATTGAATCAGTTGGAGGCCTGGCCAATGTTAAAATCTCAAAACCGCTTCTGGTGTCATCTGCTGGAGCTCGACAAAAGTATCTTTCTCATCTAGAAGAGCAGAAAAGAATTAAAGTGTCCCAGGAAAAAATGTTGAAGAGAAAATCAACAATGGAGGAGATTGAtttacttaaaaagaaaaagaagcagtTTGAAACTGATGTGGAGGGTCTTATTAAGACTGCTGATGAATTTGCAGATAAAGCTGAAAATTCACGACAGCTTACTTGGATTACAAAATCAAACAGCTTACGACGAACTGCCAAAGACAAAATGGTACAGttaaaagaaatcgaaaaacaACTTGATGGAAAGCTCCAACAACTCAGGAATGATTGA